The Canis lupus dingo isolate Sandy chromosome 26, ASM325472v2, whole genome shotgun sequence genome has a segment encoding these proteins:
- the LOC112656272 gene encoding mucin-3A-like: MRHLTRSCLPGDESPYNSLHPAAVYTLQHFIPYNSLHPVAIYTLQHSIPYNSLHPAAVYTLQHSTPYNSLHPAAVYTLQQSTPYSTLYPTSLYPATVYTLQHSTPCSSLYPAAVYTLQHSIPYNSLYPAAVYTLQHSTPYNSLYPAAVYTLQHSIPYNSLHPTAVYTLQHSTPHNSLHPAAVYTLQHSTPYNSLHPAAVYTLQHSTPHNSLHPAAVYTLQHSTPYNSLYPAAVYTLQHSTPYNSLHPAAVYTLQHSTPHNSLHPAAVYTLQHSTPYNSLYPAAVYTLQHSTPYNSVHPAAVYTLQHSTPHNSLHPAAVYTLQHSTPYNSLYPAAVYTLQHSIPYNSLHPAAVYTLQHSTPHNSLHPAAVYTLQHSTPYNSLHPAAVFRVRYHCA; this comes from the coding sequence ATGCGGCATCTCACACGGAGCTGCCTTCCTGGTGATGAGAGTCCCTACAACAGTCTACACCCTGCAGCAGTCTACACCCTGCAGCACTTTATACCCTACAACAGTCTACATCCTGTAGCAATCTACACCCTGCAGCACTCTATACCCTACAACAGTCTACACCCTGCAGCAGTCTACACCCTGCAGCACTCTACACCCTACAACAGTCTACACCCTGCAGCAGTCTACACCCTGCAGCAGTCTACACCCTACAGCACTCTATACCCTACAAGTCTATACCCTGCAACAGTCTACACCCTGCAGCACTCTACACCCTGCAGCAGTCTATACCCTGCAGCAGTCTACACCTTGCAGCACTCTATACCCTACAACAGTCTATACCCTGCAGCAGTCTACACCCTGCAGCACTCTACACCCTACAACAGTCTATACCCTGCAGCAGTCTACACCCTGCAGCACTCTATACCCTACAACAGTCTACATCCTACAGCAGTCTACACCCTGCAGCATTCTACACCCCACAATAGTCTACACCCTGCAGCAGTCTACACCCTGCAGCACTCTACACCCTACAACAGTCTACACCCTGCAGCAGTCTACACCCTGCAGCATTCTACACCCCACAACAGTCTACACCCTGCAGCAGTCTACACCCTGCAGCACTCTACACCCTACAACAGTCTATACCCTGCAGCAGTCTACACCCTGCAGCACTCTACACCCTACAACAGTCTACACCCTGCAGCAGTCTACACCCTGCAGCATTCTACACCCCACAACAGTCTACACCCTGCAGCAGTCTACACCCTGCAGCACTCTACACCCTACAACAGTCTATACCCTGCAGCAGTCTACACCCTGCAGCACTCTACACCCTACAACAGTGTACACCCTGCAGCAGTCTACACCCTGCAGCATTCTACACCCCACAACAGTCTACACCCTGCAGCAGTCTACACCCTGCAGCACTCTACACCCTACAACAGTCTATACCCTGCAGCAGTCTACACCCTGCAGCACTCTATACCCTACAACAGTCTACATCCTGCAGCAGTCTACACCCTGCAGCATTCTACACCCCACAACAGTCTACACCCTGCAGCAGTCTACACCCTGCAGCACTCTACACCCTACAACAGTCTACACCCTGCAGCAGTCTTTCGGGTGCGATACCATTGTGCCTGA